In the genome of Bremerella sp. P1, the window CGATATTTCTGCCGCTCTGCAAGCGATTGATAAGAAGAAGCAACTGATCAACGAAAGTGAGCAAAAGGCCAGCGAGAGCCGTGAATCGGTCGTGGCCACCTCGCAGGAAGTTCGAGAAACGGCTTCCGCTTCGGTCAGTAGCTTTCTCATCATCGGCGGCTTGGCGATCGCTCTGACGATGGTCTTGGGCGTGCTCATTGCCCGCTCGATTATCACTCCACTCAACCAAACGATTCGCATGCTCGATGGCATTGCCGCCAGCGGTGGTGACCTGACGAAGCGTCTCGTCATGAATCGACGCGACGAATTTGGCCGTTTGGCTAACTCGTTCAATCGTTTCGTGGAGAAGATCCAAAACGTTGTCAGCCGTATCGCCGACGATTCGGAAGTCCTTGTTTCCTCTTCCGCAGAACTGAACGAGACTTCTGGCAGCCTCTCGAAGGGTGCGGAAGACACCTCGCTACGTAGTTCTTCGGTTGCTGCAGCGGCGGAAGAAATGTCGGTGTCGATCTCCAACATTCAGCGTACGACGCACGACATGAACCACAGCTTCTCGATGGTTTCGACCGCCGTGGAAGAGATGACCCGCAGCATTTCCGAGATTGCCAATAACACCGAGCAGTCGTCGACCATTGCGAACTCGGCTCAAATCACCGTGGGCAGCAGTCATGAAAAGATGCAGCTCTTGAGTCAAGCCGCTGAAGAGATCGGACGAGTGACGGAAGTGATTCAGGACATCGCCGAGCAAACCAACTTGCTGGCCTTGAATGCGACGATTGAAGCTTCCCGAGCTGGTGAAGCCGGACGAGGCTTTGCCGTGGTGGCTACGGAAGTGAAAGCCTTGGCTCGCCAAACGGCCGAAGCTACTGACGACATTCGCTCGCGTATCGCAGGCATTCAGTCGTCGGCCAGCCTCGCGGTGGAAACGATTTCGGATGTCGACAATGTCGTGAAGCAAGTTCACAACATCTCGACAACGATCGCTGCCGCCGTGGAAGAACAACGCTGCGTCGCTCAGAGCATCTCCGAGCAGCTCACCAGCGTCGCTGGCGGTGTTCAATCGGTCTCGCACAGTCTCGATCAGTCGACCGAAGCCAGTGCCGAAGTTAGCCGCAATATCGCCCAGGTGGAAGATGTTGCCAAGCGAACCTCAGGCGACGCCGCCAAGACCGGCAGCGTGGGAACTCGCATGACATCGCTGGCCTCGAAGCTGAACGAAACGTTGAGTGAGTTCAGCTACTAAGCACTCCCAGCGAAGATAGGAGCAAACAAAAGACTCGGCCGGCATCTACCGACCGAGTCTTTCCATTTCTTGTTCACTTCCGACCGCGAAGTGGCCTTATACCGAGATGCCGCGAATCTCTCCTTCTCCAATCAATACTCCCAGCGTCCCAATTGCCCAAGTATTTGTTTGATCTGGCATCGGCAGTGTGCACTGGGAAAGGAGAACATCGCCGGTCAATTCGACGTGGACATCGCCGGCCACTTCGTCCGGAGAGCCCAGCCGAACAATCGCAAACGCTGACTCGCCGGCATGCTGATATTGTATCAGTGCTGCGTGGGATAGCGCGTCCCAACGTGCCTGAAGATTCGGACCGCCGAAGAGTCCTCGCTTCTTCCACGTCTTTCGGAGACCAATCAGCTCGCGGTACCACTGTAGCGTCTCCTCACTCCCCTTCTCTCGCAGACCGATCTGCGATTTCCGAAACGCAGCCTTCGACAAGCAAGACACGGTATCGGTCCAGTCGTGCTGCGGGTACTCGCGACGACGTCCCTTCTCGACCGCATCGCGAAGGTGCGCATCGCCGAAGTCGGCAAAGAAGTAGAAAGGTTTCTCGGACGCAAACTCTTCTCCCATGAAGAGCATCGGAATCGCTGGCAACAGCAACATCAAAGCAGCCGCCGCGCGATGGGCCTCATGTGACGTGACCTGATGCAAACGTCGACCATCGGGATGGTTGCCAATGAAGTCGTGATTCTGAATCGAAAAGATCAACGACTCCCAGTCCGCTGCGTTGCCGTCTTCTGCCAGCGGAATGCGGCGACGTTTCTCCTCGAACGTTCCTCGAAACGCATATCCACGTCGCAGAACCATATCGATGTCCTCGCCGGCGATGTAACGCCGATCCGACATATGCTCCTCGGGACGAGTCTCGGCAGCTACCGCATGCAGAAAGTCGTCGCACCAGATGGCATCGAAACCGTACCCTCCGGCGGAAAGCGGCGTGAGAAGCTCTGGATCGTAAACATTGCTTTCCGCAATCAGATGTAGCTCGCGTCCCAGATCCGTTTGCATCTGGGCGAACACTTCCCCCACTTCAGCCACAATGTGCGACGAAGATTCGTCCAGGATGCAGTGCGTGGCATCGAGCCGGAGACCATCAAAGTGAAACTCTTCAATCCAGTAGCGGACGTTCGCGATAATGTAGTCCCGCATCATCGCACTGCCTTCACCATCCAGGTGCGGGGCATCTCCCCATACTGTTTGGTGTCTCGGCGAAACATAGCCACCAAAAGGATGCAGGTAGTTGCCCTCGGCTCCAAAGTGGTTGTAGACCACGTCCAGAATCATGGCGATCCCTAGCCGATGGGCCACGTCCACCAGTTGCTTCAGTTCATCTGGAGTTCCGAAAGTGTTTCGTGGTGCGAAGAAATTCGTTCCGTCGTATCCCCAGTTCCATCTTCCGGCCGACTGAGCAACCGGCATGATCTCGATCGCCGTAATACCCAGATCGACCAACTCTTCCAATCGATCGATCGCAGCCAGGTACGTTCCTTCCTTGGTAAACGTACCGATGTGTAGTTCGTACAGAATCATCTCATCCTTGGGCAGCCCGCTCCATGCCTGATCACGCCAGTGATAAGCGGCTGGATCGGTCCACTGGGATGGGCCATGGACTCCGTCCGGTTGAAATCGGCTGGCCGGGTCTGGCCTGGGATTTCCGTCTGGCACGCGAAACCAATAACGCGTCCCAGGGCTTACGTTTGCCGTGGCGGTGAATACGCGATCCTCCGTCGCATCCATGGGCAACTCTTGTGCGTGCTCACCTTCAATCCGCAGCGTAAGCTGCTCACACGCTGGTGCATGAACAGTGAACAGGACGTTGCCATCTTCCAGACGGCGGGGGCCAAAGGCGCGAAGCATAGCGAACTCAATTCCAATGCAAAGGATTTCAATAACGGCAAAATATCTAATACCGAGATTCGATTATTTAGCTGCCGGACGGATTCGACAAGGATTCATTTTCTCGATAATTTGTGGTTCGTATTTTGGTTTTCTTTTAGCTACAATCAGAGCCACCACTCTCAACTCTGCTTTTCGAGAACTCACCATGACCAAGCTTTCCTCCTGGGTCCCGGCGTGGACCTTCGCTCTGATTTTCGTCACGTCCGCTTCCCTGTTTGCTGCCGACCAACCAAACATCATCGTCATTCTTTCCGATGACATGGGCTACTCGGATATTGGCTGCTACGGAAGTGAAATCCAAACACCGACACTCGACACTTTAGCCGACAACGGCTTGCGATTCTCGCAATTCTATAACACGGCCCGATGTTGTCCGACGCGGGCATCGTTGCTCTCCGGTCTTTATCCGCATCAGGCTGGTATCGGACATATGGTGACCGGCAACTACGACATCAGCAAGTTCCCAGGCTTTCAGATGGGATTGAATCAACGTTGCCAGACCATTGCTGAGGTCCTGAAGCCAGCAGGCTACACAACCTACATGACCGGCAAGTGGCACGTCTGCAATAACATTCGCCCCGAAGGCACCAAGAAGAATTGGCCGCGTCAACGTGGCTTCGATCACTTCTATGGCACGATCACCGGAGCTGGTAGCTTTTATGATCCGGCTGCTCTATGTCGTGACAATACGCTGATCACTCCCGAGAACGATCCCGAATACCAGCCTGAGTTGTACTACTACACCGATGCTATCGGAGACAACGCAGTCCGCTTCCTGAAGCAGCATCACGAGCAATCCACTGACGACAACCCCTTCTTTCTTTATGTCGCCTTCACGGCCGCCCACTGGCCGATGCATGCTTTGCCGGAAGATATCGCCAAGTACGACGGCGTGTACGACAACGGCTTCACCGAGATCCGTGAGAATCGTCTCGCCAAGCTGAAGCAACTGGGACTGATCGACGCATCCTGGGAAATGTCACAACAAGCCGGCGACTGGGACAAAGTAAAACACAAAGAGTGGGAAATCCACAACATGAAAGTCTACGCGGCAATGATCGATCGCATGGACCAAAACATTGCCAAGATCACGGCCAGCCTGAAAGAATCGGGCGACTTCGACAACACGGTCATCTTCTTCATGCAAGACAACGGTGGCTGTGCCGAAGGGGTCGGACGTGGCAGCGATAAGAATCTGCCCGAGGCCCGCCCGGCCATGGCAAGCGATGAATTGCAATTGGATATCATTCCCAAGTTCACTCGTGACGGACGACCGGTTCGTCATGGCCCGGAAACGATGCCAGGTGCCGAGGATACGTACATTGCCTATGGTCGAGATTGGGCAAACGTCTCCAACACTCCTTTCCGCGAATACAAACACTGGGTTCACGAAGGAGGCATCTCGACACCGCTGATCGTTCATTGGCCGAAAGGAATCGACGCCGAGCAGAATGGCAAGCTCGACCATACCCCCAGCCACCTGATCGACATCATGGCTACCTGCGTGGATGTCGGGAAAGCCAGTTACCCCGAACAGGTCAACGGCAACAACATCACGCCACTTCCAGGCGTGAGCCTGGCGGCCGCTTTTACCGGCAACGAGATCCAACGCAAGACACCGATCTTCTGGGAGCACGAAGCAAATTGTGCTGTGCGTGATGGCAAGTGGAAGATCGTTCGCTACGGCAAGATGGGCACTGGCAAAACCACCCCGTGGGAACTGTACGACATGGAAGCCGATCGTACTGAACAACACGACTTGGCTAGTCAGCACCCCGAACGCGTCCAGAAGATGGCCAATCAATGGCAGGCCTGGGCGGAAGCATCGGACGTTCTCCCATGGCCTTGGGGGCATCTAGGCAAGAAGTAAATCACTCGAGAATATTCCCCATGAAATTCCGTTTCTCTTTGGCATGTCTGTGCGTGCTACTACTTTCGTCGATCGTTCAAGCCGACGATCGCCCCAATATCGTCGTGATCATGCTCGACGATTTGGGGTACTCCGATCTCGGCTGCTACGGCGGTGAAATCCAGACGCCCAACATCGATTCGCTGGCCCAACATGGCTTGCGTTTTACCTCGTTTTACAATTGTGCCCGATGCTGTCCGACACGTGCGGCCCTGCTCACAGGACTGTATCCGCATCAGGTGGGTCTCATCCGCAATGGACGTTCCCTTACGAAGAATGGTGTCACCATCGCGGAGGCCCTGGGACAAGCAGGCTATCAAACAGCGATGGCCGGGAAGTGGCACCTGAGTCAAACCAATCCGATCGATGATCGACAGAAGCAACTCGATTGGCTCAATCACCAAGCCGACTTCGATCGCCCATTTGCTCCACTCGAAACCTATCCGGCCAATCGAGGATTCCAGCGTCACTATGGACCGGTCTGGGGTGTCGTGAACTACTTCGATCCCTTTTCGCTGGTCGACGGAACGAAGATCGTGAAAGACGTTCCGGATGACTTTTACATGACCGATGCCATCACCGACAAAGCTGTCGAGTACATCGAGACGATGTCGCGAAAGGACGCCCCATTCTTCCTCTACGTCGCCCATACGGCCCCCCATTGGCCTTTGCATGCCAAGCCAGAGGACATCGCCAAGTATGAAAAGACCTACGTTGAAGGATGGCAAACGCTGCGCAACGATCGTTATGCCCGCATGATTGAACTGGGTTTGATCGATCCCCAGACCTTCCCCAAGCCGCAACTGCAAGGCGAAGGACCTGACTGGCAGGCCATGGACGACGAACATCGTAAGCACATGGCCCAACTGATGGCCGTCCATGCGGGCATGGTCGATTGCGTCGACCAAGGCATCGGTCGCATCGTGGAAACACTCAAGTCAACCGAACGATTCGATAACACGTTGATCCTGGTCATCGCGGACAATGGCGCATCGCCGGAACGCTACCTCAACCCAGGCTTCGATCGTCCGAACGAAACTCGCGATGGGCGTAGCATTCAGTACGAAGGAGTCTTCAATCCAGGCAGTGAAGCGACCTGGGGCTACATTGGCTCGTACTGGGCCAACGCCGCCAATACGCCGTTCCGCTACTGGAAGGCGCAGTCGTTCGAGGGCGGCACCCATACGCCGATGATCGCTCACTGGCCAAGTGGCTTGAAGACCGAGCCTGGTTCACTGACCGATCAGCCTGGCCATGTGATGGACATCATGCCAACGTGTCTCGAAATTGCTGGTGCTAATTACCCAAAGAGCTTCGACGGTCATGAAATCACGCCACTGGAAGGCCAATCACTCTCGGCGATCCTCCGCGGCGAGAAGCGTGCCGGTCACGATCAACTCTTCTTCGAGCACGAAGGGGGCAAAGCGGTGATTGCCGATGGCTGGAAGCTCGTTCAACCGAAGCAGAACGGCAAATGGGAACTGTACCACCTGGCCGAAGATCGCACGGAAACTAACAACGTCGCCAGCGATCATCCCCAGCGACTTCAACAAATGAAGCAACAATGGCAAACCTGGTTTGACCGCGTAAAACCAGCCAACTAGCTTCCCCATTCCTCGAATTGATTCTCCCTGCAAGGAGCCTCTTCATGCGTTTCGCTCTTCTCGGACTTTTCTTCTTGGCATGTTCCGCCAGCCAGCTATCGGCGGCAGATCTGCCTGATATTGTCGTATTCCTTTCGGATGACCATACAATCGTCGATTCGTCGCTGTATGGTTCGCCTGACTTGAAGACGCCCAACATGGAGCGAATCGCCAAGCAGGGTCTCACATTCGATCAGGCCTTTGTGGCCTCGCCGTCATGTGCCCCCAGTCGTGCGGCCTTGCTGACCGGACTGATGCCGTCGCGAAACGGCGCCGAGCCGAATCACTCGCGCCCCAGGGAAGAGATCAAGAAGCTACCGGCCTACTTTCAAGAGTTAGGGTACGAGGTAGTCTCGTTCGGCAAAGTGGGGCACTATCGACAGACGCCTGAATATGGCTTCGATATCGCCCGGCACTTCAATTACCACGAAGACGTTGCTGTGCCGGAAGCGCTCAAGTGGCTTGATGCCCGCGAGAGCGACAAACCGCTCCTCCTGTTCGTCGGCACCAACTGGCCGCATGTTCCCTGGCCCGAGCCGGAAGACATCGATCCTGAATCGATCAAGATCCCGCTGCACCACGTCCATACACCCCAGACTCGCATTGCTCGTGCTCGCTACTACCAGGCCATCAAGACAATGGATCGGGAACTGGGAGAAGTCTTCGACGCCACCTACAAGAAGCTCGGCGACGACACGCTGTTTCTGCACACGAGCGATCACGGTGCTCAGTGGCCTTTCGGCAAGTGGACCCTCTACGACGAAGGAATCCGCACGCCCATGATTGCTGTCTGGCCCGGCAAGATCGCCACCGGCAAGCGTACCGATGCGATGGTTTCGTGGGTCGACATCCTGCCAACACTTTACGCCGTGGCGGGTCAAACGGCCCCGGAAGAACTCGACGGGCGTTCTTTCCTACCGGTACTCACAGGCGAAACGGATACGCATCGTGACGTCATCTTCACCGTGCATAGCGGCGACGGCAATAAGAATGTCTATCCCACACGCAGTATCCGTACGGCGCGATGGAAGTACATCCGCAACCTTCACCCTGAGTTCAAGTTCACGTCACACATCCTGGGAGACAACCGTCCTCAACCCTACTGGGGAAGCTGGGTCGCGAAGGCCCAGAACGTCCCCGAGGCAGCCCGCAAGGTGAAGCGATACCTCCAACGTCCCGCAGTCGAACTGTACGACCTGCAGGCCGATCCCACCGAGCAAAACAACCTCGCCACTGACCCCGCACACGCGGAAACCCTGGCCAAGATGAGCGATCAGCTAGATACCTGGATGAAAGAGCAAGGGGATCAGCAGAAGGTGTTCGGAGAACCTATCCTGCTCAGTGCTGAGTAGTGTCGATGCCTTGCCTGGCCATCGGAGCGGTATCGGACAACTTGCCAAACATGAGGTTGCTCGATATCCCTCCTGTCAGGAATCGTTTACCGCATGCTCAACATATTCGCCAAGACAATCGATCCTAGTGGTACGAAAACGAAACCACGGGAACATGTCTCGCAAACCGAAGCGACTGCCGTTGGCAGGTTGTCCATTCCGTAGATCGCTCCTACGCCGAATCCTACCGACATCGCAAACGCGGCCACGGTCACCGCGGCCATCACATTGCGTGGTGTTCCTTCGCGCGATTGAAACATCATGGCCATTGGAATCGCCGGGAAGCCCACGCACATGGCGAGGACAAGGCCGAGCTCATTCTGCAAGACAATCTCGCTGGCCAGCGCTGCCAACGTCAGTACGATCGCCGCACCGACCGCGAGTCCGCCCCAGCGTTCCCACGGGGTCAGCACCATGCGTCCAAACGGGTGCAGGACGAGAAACGCGTCTGAGATCGGCCCGGCGAACCAAGTCGTCACGCAGAATAGCAGATACAACGCCATGAACGCGTAGGCGAATACCTGCGTGGCCGGATTGGCGGCCAAGGCGACGTAGATGACCTTATAGCCGAAGTAGAGCCCGATGATGATCACCCACTGCATACCGGCAGTCTTGGTGGCCATCCAAATAAAATAGCCCAAGATCCAACGATAGATCGGCACCTTGGCTTTAAGGGTTTCCAGAGCTCCCTGGCGTGCCCAATCTAATTCGGGATTGATCCGCAGTGCTTCACGAAAGTGTGTTTCGGCTTTGTCGAGCTCGCCCTTCTGAAGATAGGTCCACCCCAGGTTAGCGTGCGACGTGGCATCTTCGGCATCAATCTGTAAAGAGCGTTTCAGCTCTTCGACGGAGGCGCCTGCCTTGCCTTGACTTCGCAGGGCAAGTGCCCGGATATTCAGTGCCTCGGTATCATCCGGATCGTGAGAAAGGGTCATTTCCGCCGCACGGAGTGCTCCCTCCCAATCTTTGTTCTCGGCGCAAACAATCGCGATCACGTTGGACGCCATCGTATTGGCCGGATCAAGCTGCAGCGCATGCTCAGCGCCCAACCTAGCGTCTTTGTTCTTATGGGCTTTCATGTAGATCCAAGCGAGCGTGGCATGTGTCCTCGCCCAGTCGGGAGCCATCCGCACGGCCAATTCACCATGCTCAATCGCCTGGTCGTTCTCTTTCAGCTCGCTATGGCACAACCCCATCAACATATGATTGCTGGGGTTCTCAGGATCGTCCGCCATGCTGAGAGTAAGCTCGCGTTTCGCCTCATCGTAGCGACGCATCTGGATCAGCATGGAGGCACGCTGGAGTCGTTGGCTCATTTCAATTTCATATAGCTGAGGATGTCGTCGTACAGCCCGCCTTCGTTGGCATACAGGGCATAGTTCTTCGCGGTTGCAAACCACTCCTTAGTCGTCGGCTTGTGCCGCTTGGCCGCATGGAGCAAATCCTTGCCAGATACCGGCACCGGCTTTCCGGTCTTGAGTGCTTCACTCAATTTCGATTCCACAGCCAGATCGACGACGGCCTTCATATCCGCCCCCGAAAACTGATCGGTCTTCTTGGCCAGGTAGGCAAAGTCGACATCCTTGGTCGGCTTGCCCTGGCAAAGAACCTGAAGAATCTCGGTCCGCGATGGCTGATCCGGTGGCGGAACAAAGATCACGCGATCGAAACGTCCTGGCCGGCGAAACGCGGAATCGACGTGCCAAGGTGCATTCGTCGCGGCCAGAATCAGCACGCCTTCGTTGGAATGCTCGGCGCCGTCCATCTCGGCCAGAAACTGATTGATCAGCTGCCGGGCACTACCGCCGTTCATATCGCTGCGACGTCCACCCAGTGCATCGACCTCGTCAAAGAAGATCACGCACGGGCTGCTGTTACGGGCAAGCTGAAACAGCTGATGCAAATTGCGTTCGCTGTTACCCATCCACATATCCAGGACATCGTTGATGCCGATGCTGATGAAATTCGCGTCGATCTCACCAGCGGTGGCCCTGGCCAGGTGCGTCTTTCCACAACCCGGCGGGCCATACATCATGATCCCGCCGCCGATTGTTTTGCCGTAGGCCTTGTAGATCTCGGGGTTTTGCATCGGGTAAATGATCTTCATGCGGATCTCTTCCTTGAGATTTTCCATGCCGCCGACATCCGCAAACTTAATTTTGGGACGTTCTACCGATGCACTGACATCCCCCTGCCCATCTCCCGAACCTATGCGAATTCGCCCGTCAACGACTTCGCTCTCCTCGAACTGGGCACCCACGCCTAGGCGTTCGCTTAGTTCTTCATCTTCCAGTTCCGGATCAAGATCAATCGCTGTCTTGTAGTGATAAACGGCTGAAGAGATGTTCCCCTCAGCCATGGCAATCCGCGAAGCCAACAGGTGCGCTGCCGGCGAAGCGTCTCTGCCATGCACAACACGTTCGATGACCACGGCGGCTTCACCAATCTGATTGTTTTGCAGAAACGAGTCGGCCAAGCGGAGCGGCCAGTCTTGGTTATGGGGCTCGATCCGCGATAGCTCTTTGAAATGGTCGATCGCCGACTCAAACTTTCCCAAGCGGAAAAGCGTATCGGCCAAGTGAGAACGCAAAGGGATATTGTCCGGGCTAAAGCGCAGCGCCTCTTCCAGCGCGCGGAGCGATTCTTCAGAAGAACTCATAGACACCCATTATCTGCAGCGAAAAGCCAGTTCGAGGGATTCCCCCTATGATGCCATGTGGGGGATGCCTTGCCCACTCTCCCTCGGGCATTTTTCCGAGATCGAACCTCGAAAACACAAGACCGAAGCCTGTCAGGATAATGCGGCCTGAATTCGCTGAACAATTTGGTTGTCTGCCCGCTGAGAATCCCTAAGCAGGAAGATATTCGAGGCCAGGTACGTATCCCGCCACTTGGGTGACACGTGGTAGTAATCCTCCAAGATCGCAGAACTAAACTTGTAGTCGTGGGCATTACTTCCTTTGCGGAAGACAAGTACCCGAGCCGCATCGATCAATTGCTTCGCCTTGGCCGAGTGGTTTTCCTGATCCTGTAGATACCCGAGTGTCATCTTGGCGGCCGTGAGTGGGTCTCTTCCCAGTTCCGAGAAAATGTTCTCGACGGCCTCGGTCGAGTCCCCTTCTGGTTTCTGTGGATCAAGTGTGGCGATGCTAACGTCCTTGACCCCACCACGCCCGCGCATCCCACTGCGGAACATCGGCAGGAAGGCTGCGTTTTGCAGCATCACCAGTCGACGCGTCTCATCATCACCGCATGTTTCGTAAGCATACCGCAGAGCATTGGTCGTGGTGACACTGTGCAGGGGCACGATCGCTGGCTGCTGCATGACCATCTCGCCTGCCACCACGTGCAGGGCATCCCAGATCGATTGCGGATGGGCTCCTCCGTTGATCAACTGAACGACCTGATCACAAGCATCGTCGTTGGAACCAGTGCGCAGCGTTTCGATCATGGTCTGTGTCGCATCCGGATCGAGCTTGCCGTTGGTCCAGTCGTCGCGCATCTTCGAGGCGATCTCTTCGTTGCGTCGGAAAGGACGATCGGCTTCGTCATCTCGCTCAGCCGGGTTGCTTCCTTCATGCATCAGCAACGCATAGGTCAAACTCCGCAGCACAGGCTCAGCATGTTGCCAGCCGATACAACCCAACGTGCGATAGCTATTAGCAACGTAGATCGCCTTATGGCCGATGCTGCGATAATCGCGCGATCCATAGCGAAACAGCAAGCGGTAGATCTCGTTCGCACCACCGGTGCGTGCCAGGCTGGCAGCGGCTACGTCGGCCTTC includes:
- a CDS encoding arylsulfatase — encoded protein: MTKLSSWVPAWTFALIFVTSASLFAADQPNIIVILSDDMGYSDIGCYGSEIQTPTLDTLADNGLRFSQFYNTARCCPTRASLLSGLYPHQAGIGHMVTGNYDISKFPGFQMGLNQRCQTIAEVLKPAGYTTYMTGKWHVCNNIRPEGTKKNWPRQRGFDHFYGTITGAGSFYDPAALCRDNTLITPENDPEYQPELYYYTDAIGDNAVRFLKQHHEQSTDDNPFFLYVAFTAAHWPMHALPEDIAKYDGVYDNGFTEIRENRLAKLKQLGLIDASWEMSQQAGDWDKVKHKEWEIHNMKVYAAMIDRMDQNIAKITASLKESGDFDNTVIFFMQDNGGCAEGVGRGSDKNLPEARPAMASDELQLDIIPKFTRDGRPVRHGPETMPGAEDTYIAYGRDWANVSNTPFREYKHWVHEGGISTPLIVHWPKGIDAEQNGKLDHTPSHLIDIMATCVDVGKASYPEQVNGNNITPLPGVSLAAAFTGNEIQRKTPIFWEHEANCAVRDGKWKIVRYGKMGTGKTTPWELYDMEADRTEQHDLASQHPERVQKMANQWQAWAEASDVLPWPWGHLGKK
- a CDS encoding sulfatase family protein; translation: MRFALLGLFFLACSASQLSAADLPDIVVFLSDDHTIVDSSLYGSPDLKTPNMERIAKQGLTFDQAFVASPSCAPSRAALLTGLMPSRNGAEPNHSRPREEIKKLPAYFQELGYEVVSFGKVGHYRQTPEYGFDIARHFNYHEDVAVPEALKWLDARESDKPLLLFVGTNWPHVPWPEPEDIDPESIKIPLHHVHTPQTRIARARYYQAIKTMDRELGEVFDATYKKLGDDTLFLHTSDHGAQWPFGKWTLYDEGIRTPMIAVWPGKIATGKRTDAMVSWVDILPTLYAVAGQTAPEELDGRSFLPVLTGETDTHRDVIFTVHSGDGNKNVYPTRSIRTARWKYIRNLHPEFKFTSHILGDNRPQPYWGSWVAKAQNVPEAARKVKRYLQRPAVELYDLQADPTEQNNLATDPAHAETLAKMSDQLDTWMKEQGDQQKVFGEPILLSAE
- a CDS encoding AAA family ATPase; protein product: MSSSEESLRALEEALRFSPDNIPLRSHLADTLFRLGKFESAIDHFKELSRIEPHNQDWPLRLADSFLQNNQIGEAAVVIERVVHGRDASPAAHLLASRIAMAEGNISSAVYHYKTAIDLDPELEDEELSERLGVGAQFEESEVVDGRIRIGSGDGQGDVSASVERPKIKFADVGGMENLKEEIRMKIIYPMQNPEIYKAYGKTIGGGIMMYGPPGCGKTHLARATAGEIDANFISIGINDVLDMWMGNSERNLHQLFQLARNSSPCVIFFDEVDALGGRRSDMNGGSARQLINQFLAEMDGAEHSNEGVLILAATNAPWHVDSAFRRPGRFDRVIFVPPPDQPSRTEILQVLCQGKPTKDVDFAYLAKKTDQFSGADMKAVVDLAVESKLSEALKTGKPVPVSGKDLLHAAKRHKPTTKEWFATAKNYALYANEGGLYDDILSYMKLK
- a CDS encoding methyl-accepting chemotaxis protein gives rise to the protein MMLNTKGKIGGLVAISCLSLVLLIGIGWSALSQQVRSLNDIVDNHFLVLIDEKITPLLKTEILPFLNEELVETQEMQGSIVLMLDADRDAYQVLIAEIEARNMARSGDQDEKRYQQFVTDHEDNLSQIDRRIAGAREGIFSDEAMAHLDESLARLDAWKAITRKIVSLSAPGQEFDPEEIQRLTAESLVAFEAFRDPLDGAKEQLQLDISAALQAIDKKKQLINESEQKASESRESVVATSQEVRETASASVSSFLIIGGLAIALTMVLGVLIARSIITPLNQTIRMLDGIAASGGDLTKRLVMNRRDEFGRLANSFNRFVEKIQNVVSRIADDSEVLVSSSAELNETSGSLSKGAEDTSLRSSSVAAAAEEMSVSISNIQRTTHDMNHSFSMVSTAVEEMTRSISEIANNTEQSSTIANSAQITVGSSHEKMQLLSQAAEEIGRVTEVIQDIAEQTNLLALNATIEASRAGEAGRGFAVVATEVKALARQTAEATDDIRSRIAGIQSSASLAVETISDVDNVVKQVHNISTTIAAAVEEQRCVAQSISEQLTSVAGGVQSVSHSLDQSTEASAEVSRNIAQVEDVAKRTSGDAAKTGSVGTRMTSLASKLNETLSEFSY
- the treZ gene encoding malto-oligosyltrehalose trehalohydrolase → MLRAFGPRRLEDGNVLFTVHAPACEQLTLRIEGEHAQELPMDATEDRVFTATANVSPGTRYWFRVPDGNPRPDPASRFQPDGVHGPSQWTDPAAYHWRDQAWSGLPKDEMILYELHIGTFTKEGTYLAAIDRLEELVDLGITAIEIMPVAQSAGRWNWGYDGTNFFAPRNTFGTPDELKQLVDVAHRLGIAMILDVVYNHFGAEGNYLHPFGGYVSPRHQTVWGDAPHLDGEGSAMMRDYIIANVRYWIEEFHFDGLRLDATHCILDESSSHIVAEVGEVFAQMQTDLGRELHLIAESNVYDPELLTPLSAGGYGFDAIWCDDFLHAVAAETRPEEHMSDRRYIAGEDIDMVLRRGYAFRGTFEEKRRRIPLAEDGNAADWESLIFSIQNHDFIGNHPDGRRLHQVTSHEAHRAAAALMLLLPAIPMLFMGEEFASEKPFYFFADFGDAHLRDAVEKGRRREYPQHDWTDTVSCLSKAAFRKSQIGLREKGSEETLQWYRELIGLRKTWKKRGLFGGPNLQARWDALSHAALIQYQHAGESAFAIVRLGSPDEVAGDVHVELTGDVLLSQCTLPMPDQTNTWAIGTLGVLIGEGEIRGISV
- a CDS encoding tetratricopeptide repeat protein — encoded protein: MSQRLQRASMLIQMRRYDEAKRELTLSMADDPENPSNHMLMGLCHSELKENDQAIEHGELAVRMAPDWARTHATLAWIYMKAHKNKDARLGAEHALQLDPANTMASNVIAIVCAENKDWEGALRAAEMTLSHDPDDTEALNIRALALRSQGKAGASVEELKRSLQIDAEDATSHANLGWTYLQKGELDKAETHFREALRINPELDWARQGALETLKAKVPIYRWILGYFIWMATKTAGMQWVIIIGLYFGYKVIYVALAANPATQVFAYAFMALYLLFCVTTWFAGPISDAFLVLHPFGRMVLTPWERWGGLAVGAAIVLTLAALASEIVLQNELGLVLAMCVGFPAIPMAMMFQSREGTPRNVMAAVTVAAFAMSVGFGVGAIYGMDNLPTAVASVCETCSRGFVFVPLGSIVLANMLSMR
- a CDS encoding arylsulfatase yields the protein MKFRFSLACLCVLLLSSIVQADDRPNIVVIMLDDLGYSDLGCYGGEIQTPNIDSLAQHGLRFTSFYNCARCCPTRAALLTGLYPHQVGLIRNGRSLTKNGVTIAEALGQAGYQTAMAGKWHLSQTNPIDDRQKQLDWLNHQADFDRPFAPLETYPANRGFQRHYGPVWGVVNYFDPFSLVDGTKIVKDVPDDFYMTDAITDKAVEYIETMSRKDAPFFLYVAHTAPHWPLHAKPEDIAKYEKTYVEGWQTLRNDRYARMIELGLIDPQTFPKPQLQGEGPDWQAMDDEHRKHMAQLMAVHAGMVDCVDQGIGRIVETLKSTERFDNTLILVIADNGASPERYLNPGFDRPNETRDGRSIQYEGVFNPGSEATWGYIGSYWANAANTPFRYWKAQSFEGGTHTPMIAHWPSGLKTEPGSLTDQPGHVMDIMPTCLEIAGANYPKSFDGHEITPLEGQSLSAILRGEKRAGHDQLFFEHEGGKAVIADGWKLVQPKQNGKWELYHLAEDRTETNNVASDHPQRLQQMKQQWQTWFDRVKPAN